One segment of Danio aesculapii chromosome 3, fDanAes4.1, whole genome shotgun sequence DNA contains the following:
- the asphd1 gene encoding aspartate beta-hydroxylase domain-containing protein 2, producing the protein MSWSLDLVPLPPCSVLGGPPFSGLLWTVLLLFLWYCYRVGSDPPSHSGMLKSSSSRSSFSRSSSRSPVDPGLSSPKSSAAISLEAAEEEEGTESYLTPVLSHSPFPTDAAAGSRKLYRALQEYAKRYSWAGMGRIHKGLRNQDRNNDRPSIQKPHLFYLPDVPSIPFFPRDAHRHDIEVLEASYPIILAEFQAVFQKGIDSKLGWSYQGPKGQTVFPLYNAGVCVASNCRACPCSYRTLLSLRTFISSNSLGSAGFCLLGPGATLAGTYGPTNTRLRCHLGLQTPAQCELVVGGEPQCWSEGHCLLVDDSFLHTISHNGAAEDGPRVIFSVDLWHPNVAAAERQALDYIFAPEQ; encoded by the exons ATGTCCTGGTCTCTGGACTTGGTGCCGCTTCCCCCGTGTTCAGTGTTGGGTGGTCCTCCTTTCAGCGGGCTCCTCTGGACAGTCCTGCTCCTTTTCCTCTGGTACTGCTATCGCGTCGGATCTGACCCTCCATCCCACTCTGGAATGCTGAAAAGCAGTTCAAGCCGTTCCTCATTCTCCCGATCATCCAGCCGTTCTCCGGTTGACCCAGGACTGTCTTCCCCTAAATCATCAGCGGCTATTAGCCTGGAGGCAGCGGAGGAAGAGGAGGGAACAGAGAGCTACTTGACGCCGGTTTTGAGCCACTCTCCATTTCCTACGGATGCTGCGGCAGGGAGCAGGAAACTCTATCGGGCACTACAAGAGTACGCCAAGCGCTACAGTTGGGCTGGCATGGGTCGAATTCACAAGGGCCTGCGCAATCAG GACAGAAACAACGATCGGCCATCCATTCAGAAGCCTCACCTCTTCTACCTCCCAGATGTTCCCAGCATTCCCTTCTTTCCCAGGGATGCCCATCGTCACGACATTGAGGTTCTGGAGGCCAGCTATCCCATAATCCTTGCAGAGTTTCAGGCGGTCTTCCAGAAGGGCATCGACTCAAAACTGGGATGGAGCTACCAGGGACCAAAG GGCCAGACTGTGTTCCCGCTCTACAATGCCGGTGTGTGTGTGGCGAGTAACTGCAGAGCGTGTCCATGTTCATACCGAACCCTCCTCTCTCTCAGAACCTTCATCAGCAGCAACTCTCTGGGCTCCGCCGGCTTCTGCCTCCTGGGGCCCGGGGCCACACTGGCAGGCACTTACGGCCCCACAAACACACGCCTGCGATGCCATCTGG gtcttCAGACTCCTGCTCAGTGTGAGCTGGTGGTTGGTGGAGAGCCTCAGTGTTGGTCAGAGGGACACTGCCTCCTTGTGGACGACTCTTTCCTGCACACCATCTCACACAACG GGGCAGCAGAGGACGGTCCTAGAGTCATCTTCAGTGTGGACCTATGGCATCCCAATGTGGCCGCAGCCGAGAGACAAGCTCTAGACTACATCTTTGCACCCGAGCAGTAA